The Brachyhypopomus gauderio isolate BG-103 chromosome 1, BGAUD_0.2, whole genome shotgun sequence genome includes the window GCCAAGTTCACCTCCCAGTTTCAAAAGCATCAAGATTAAGCAGAGGCAAACCCTTACCTGTTCTTCCATAGTAGCAACGTCGTCCATCAAAACAGCAGTTTATAGCTTCACAGTGGGTAGCATTTAAGCCAGGTTCACCACAAGCAATCTTGACAGACTCATCTACATTACATTTCTGAGAAGCTCCAGTCTTGGTCATCTGTTGCTGTTGGTCATGTACCTCAGGAACATGGAGCTGCAGAAGCTGGGAGTTTGTTGGTAGTTGTTTATTCTCTTGTAGACTCCATGGAGATGCAGCTTCACTAGTCCAACAagttaaacaaacacaaagaccCACAAGGGCAACAGTGGCCAAAACTCCTGCCATAGCCTTTAAACTGCAGAGATCTGCAAGTAATTATGTTCCCCTCTTTGTGATCTTTTTATTTTGCCTTTCCTCCTAATTGTGACCAAGTTCTCCCCCTATTTGGTTAGCTATTAATTATTTCCCAGCCGAGTTCAATCATGAACGCTGTGCTGTGTTCATACTTTAATGGTAAATTTGACTGGACTGCTTTTGGTTTTCCCCAAAATGTTAAATCTCCAGGATTTATGAACAACTTTAAGATTTCAATTTCATGAATGCTTTACAAAAGTCTTTTAAATCTCTAATTGTTTTGAGTGCACAAATGCACAATATCATGACATTGGAGCATGACAGAATGTGGAACCTTAGGACCCAGCAGACTCCAGTGATGGTGACAGCAGTCATTTGAATTAGTAGGGCTTTAGGGCCCAGCAAGTAGTAATAGTATGAAACAGCTGACAGCTGCAAACTCACATTTTTCTGGGTTAGTATGAATGGTCTGACTGAAGTTTGAATGTGGAGTTATTTTAGTAGTAAGTGAACTTCAGCATAATGTTGGCTGCCTGTTGGTTGGTAATACATGAGTAGTTTCTCTCTGTCGCAGGCTTTAAACATTGAGTAAATGACTCAGTTTCATTAACCTAACATGATAAAATCTAAATCAGCCTTCTTTAACCTTCACAATGAAACTGGCTTGCTCAAGATCATTCTTTGAAAAACATCTTGACCTCCTGGACTCCTCCATGTGTAATttataatttgtgtgtgtgtgtgtgtgtgtgtgtgtgtgtgtacagtggcgtgcacagacattttggggggcaagtgcttgggggggtgggggagtcactgataaaatccatatcctatattatatatactatatacagtTTTTGttatgtccttcagttaacttctgtttaccctccactgtctgcaggcataTTTtggaattagtaaatcaatataggcctacaattaagacagtaaaaagaccaaaaagtaggagaaagATTTATAAGCTACTGAGTgttttcattacatgaatgcagatgggcatttttcacaggtaatggggaacttcccgtttcttctttcacaaaccaATGTGTTAATTTATCACTGATCTGAGCCCTGTTGAAGATGTAATTACTGACTCTTACACTACAATGCTGACAAACACTCTGATTCTCTTTCAGCTACTGGAGAACTGGGGAACCCAATGGACCAAATGAACACTGTGTCTCTACAGGCAGTGGCTCTGACCTGACAGTGTACAAAACTGGGCTGATTATCAATGTATTCGCTCCTTTTTTTGGATCTGTGAAAAGAGCATTTTTAGATTAACTTGTATTAGaattaataatttatattattataagaaTAAGACTACCAGTCGGTGGTGGTAGAGGGAGAATTTTTAATGCTGAACAGGAGGCAGTCGTTGTCAACATGGTTCTGGCAAATAATGCCATTAGGCTGCGTGAAATCAAGGCAGCAGTGATTGCTGATCAAGGAGTATTTAGGAACATCCATACTGTGAGTGAGGCCACAATTGACCGCGTCCTCAGAAGGAATGGCCATGAAACAGCTCTATAGAGTTCCTTTTCAGAGGAACTCTGAAGCTGTGAAGGAGGCCAGATGCCAATATGTGGAGGTAAGGAAACACAACAGTACTATACTCGTATGCCTTGTTATATCATGCAGTTACTGTAGAGTGAACTGGAGTCACTTTGACATAATTGTAATTTTGCCTAGCGAATAATGGAGCTTGAAGCTGAGGGGGCACATCATATCTTCATTTATGTCGACGAAGCCGGCTTCAATCTTTGTAAAGTAAGGAGACGAGGAAGGAACCTCATTGGGAATAGGGCCACTATTACTGTTCCAGGGCAGAGGGGTGCCAATATAACTATGTGTGCTGCCATCTCCAATGATGGCGTCCTGTGCCATATTCCTACCATTGGCCCATACAACACTGAGCGTCTCATAGCATTCCTGAATGCCCTTTATGACATCCTGATCCCACCTCAGGAGCGAGGCCTGTTGAGGCCTGGCATGCCACGGTTCGTGATTATCTGGGACAATGTGGCGTTCCACCACTCTCGTATTGTGAATGAGTGGTTTGCAGTGCACTGTCGGATGATGGTACAATTTCTTCCTCCATACTCTCCGTTTTTAAATCCCATAGAGGAATTCTTTAGTGCATGGAGATGGAAGGTATATGATCACCGACCCTATGGACAGATGCCCTTGCTCAATGCAATGACTGCTGCTGCCCAAGATATAGATGCAGAGGCATGTCAAGGATGGATCAGGCATGCTAGACGATTTTTCCCTTGGTGCATTGCACGAGAGAATATTGAATGCGATGTGGATGAGGCCTTGTGGCCCAGGCTTCAAGAAAGAGGAGACTAGAAGAGACAGAAGACTATCACTTGTGGCTATCGCTTATACTCTTATAGTATAGACCTACTATAGTTTTTCGTTGTTTACTGTAAAATTCTGTGTTTTTTCATAATTTCTTACACAGTAatggattttatttttatttccatgTATTTCTCTGTTGGAATATTTCATTTGTCAGCCACAGTCTAAAAAAATTAAGCATTTAATTAATAAAATTTGCATCAAAGCATATCTGATTCTGGATGCTTTTTTTTTGCTAGAGGGTAAATTTGACTACATACAGTCACATATAGACTACAATGACAAGCAACGGTCACTGATTCACACATGAGtgctttattttgtattttgttgcCCAATGTGTAATGATTGATTGGAGGTGTTTATACACTTGTGTCAAATGTGAGATGTTTGAAGGCTAAATTTGCTTTTGTtgcatattttaaatgttttgacacAGGTTTGGCCTTTTGCAAACAAAATGTGTAATTTTGAACACTGTGTCACTGTTTAGGTCTCTGTGTTAACTGttttgaaaaatgtgaatttgaGTCGACGGCAGCGtcaaaacaaccaataaaaactgtaaaactgcagaggaccaaaatcgacttttgaaaaagtcccccccaaattacatccgtgaggttaaatgtactaaatgttggcttacatttcaaatatcatgtttagctgaataaacatgttatcaaccccttttaatgtacagtatgtaggcttacaaattcatgtttaactgaataaaccgttgaacacgagtagcctacattttattgagcatgtttttttttcttcaagtatcaaagtagaacagctttctcaagcagtcattgatgcattttggaaacaggagatgagcccctggtctaatgcaccctctgtattaagaaaccctatctcaaaaaactgacttttagtcattacttgggtagcacgcatatgagccattttaatatagattaatctagattaatttcaggatttcagtgagattaatctagattaaaaaattaaattaatatatgcccacccctaattaagttttatatgtaaatatatgtattgCTGCTCAACGTGTTAATAAGTGTACTGTCCCTTTAAGGAAAAACGGGAATGTGTCGGAACATGTTTAGACATGTTAGTAGAGTGAGCTGCATAGGATGCTCGTAGCAACACAGTTTTCTTACCGTGTTTGTGTTAGGGTATAATGTTAATGTACATGTTTTTCTACCATAGTTTTGAAAGTTTTGACTTTGTTTTTCATCATCCTGTAATAAACAGTTAATTTTGTTCACTTTTACACAGAGTCCTGTGGAAGTAACTTTTCTAATGACGCAGACAGGAGTAAAGAAGTTGCTTCGGCCGCTACTCAATGTTACAGctcacacaccagccactctcatatcctctaccactgcatccataaacctcctcttaggtctacctctcctcctcttgcctggaagtttcatcctcaagaccctccttccaatatacctctcctccctcctctgtacatgtccaaaccatctcaatctcgcttctctaactttatctccaaaacatgctacatgtgctgatcctctaataaactcatttctgatcactccaaatgagaatctcatcTCAGATActtccatctccctcacctgtctctttgtcagtgccactgtctccagtccatacaacatagcaggtctcactactgtcctatatatatatatatatttcctttcattctagcagacacccttctatcacagatcaccccagacactttatgccatccacaccaccctgcctgcactgtCTTTAcctcctccattactctgtacccttgaCCCCAAGTAGGTAAACtagtcaaccttcaccaaatcaactccttgtaatgGGACCTGTCCAtggtctgccctctcattcacacacatgtactccgttttactcctgctcaccctcagtcccctgctctccaaagcatatctccatctttccaagctcacctccacctgctccctactctcacaatgtcatcagcaaacatcatagtcgtGCCTAACCttgtccgtcagtctgtccatgacaattgcgaacaggaagggactcggggctgatccctgatgtagtcctacccccactttaaactcgtctgtcattcctaccgcacctCTCACTGCGgccacactgttctcatacatatcctgcaccaccctcacatttTTCTGCTACTCCCATCTCATCTCCTAATTCAAGAATAAACTACAAATATGTAATACTCCCACAAGGCTGTTTAATGCCAGACACTGGCTGTGCATATGAGTACACAGACCCAAGTTCAGGTTTTCTGGACAGACGAGTCTGCACGCACATCAAGTGTCTTCTACATCTAGTCACTCATCTCCATTCCCCTTCTGATCCTGTGAATTTGTATAACTTCAGATAAAAGCAGTTTAATCAAACTTCCAATGGAAAAGACAACATCTCCAGTTTCCAATATAGAATTCACAAGAGCAATAACCACCCCAAGCGTTTGAAAAAGACAGCCTTTATTTCATAAGGGTTTGATCTGAGGTGGTGAGCTTCAGACCACTTCTGTAAAGACAACTCTTCCACTGGATACCACAGCAGATTCAGGAGGAACCTCCCAGTCTTCTGCCACATGTCTCCCTGGTGAGCAGCAAAGGAGAAAGGAAGTTCAGACCATGTAGGCAACATGGGGAAACAGGGACCTGCACTGGGGATTCTACTCACTTTGCCTGCCACAGCTTGGCTCACAGCTGTCCGTTGCACTTGGATGACACACGGCTGTACTGCAGTGGATATAGACCTGGGAACAAAGTCACACCTTAGCAAGGGCCACAGTGCATTGAACAAATGTCTGGGACAAGGTTAAAGCCATTACCTGGTTGTGCAAGGGAGCCATGGAGGTAGGATCCACAAAGGTGAACATCTTGAGGACAAAGCGCTTGTAATGGGTGGGGAAGGGAACTGCCGACGACCCCTCAACTGGAACCAACTGTGTCAGGTAGCGGTCATCCTTGTAGGGGCACCTTTGGAATACACCAGGTCAACACCAGCCTCTGCTGAACACTGGAATACCCATGGGAAGCAGTTTTGGAACCTACCCATTCACTAGAAGGTCCCACTCAGGAAGGCTGAAGGGGTTGGGGGAAGAGGTTGCCCAGCAACGTCCCAGGGTCAGGACAATATGGGGGTCAGACCTGTCCAGGATACGCACTTCCACATAGACCGGCTCCCTCAGCACCTTGGTCACAGGGTAATCAGCGTCCGTGTAGTAGGAGGTGTAGGCTGCCTGTGCTGTTGGCAGACAGGCAAAGTGGTTTTAGAATCCCTGCATAAACAAAAGTTCATACCAGCATCCAGTCTGAGGATACTCACCTTCCACACAGCCCTTTGTGGTGCACTGACCATTTGCTATTCTTAGTTCTACCCTGAGGGGTCCAGGAGCAACTACAGGTAGAGGCGGCTCGTTGGCGTAGTGCTGAATAGGCAGTGTTGCAACACTCATACCGTAATACCTACACTGGAAGTAAAGCCTGGCAAAAGACAGACAAAAGGTGATGAGAAAAAACCCTGCATGAAACTATGCCATGCAGTCATGGTCAACTCACTCATAGTAGCTGTCCCTTGTGATTGCTCCAAGGGGACCAATTCCAACTTCATATGAAGAGGTCATCTTGTTCTCGTACACCAAGTAGTCACCCAACTCCTGGAAGGAAGAAGGTTGTGAGGTTACATTCCTAAACATCCCACATCTAACCCAATGTAGAAGCCTCAAGCACTAACCATGACATGGGTACCACAGGCAGTTACAGGAAACTGGTAGATAGCAAAAACTGCATTGGAGTCTATTGCACCACAGGGTCCATTTTCTCCCAACAGGCTGACAGTTTCCAGGCTCAGCCTGGGCAGGGTTGAGTCCTTGGCCACCACCAACACGAACTGGCCATCTCTCGTGCACTGGACAGTCACTAACATCAGGGAGAAAAGCAGGCCAAGTTCACCTCCCAGTTTCAAAAGCATCAAGGTTAAGCAGAGGCAAACCCTTACCTGTTCTTCCATAGTAGCAACGTCGTCCATCAAAACAGCAGTTTATAGCTTCACAGTGGGTAGCATTTAAGCCAGGTTCACCACAAGCAATCTTGACAGACTCATCTACATTACATTTCTGAGAAGCTCCAGTCTTGGTCATCTGTTGCTGTTGGTCATGTTCCTCAGGAACATGGAGCTGCAGAAGCTGTGAGTTTGTTGGTAGTTGTTTATTCTCTTGTAGACTCCATGGAGATGCAGCTTCACTAGTCCAACAagttaaacaaacacaaagaccCACAAGGGCAACAGTGGCCAAAACTCCTGCCATAGCCTTTAAACTGCAGAGATCTGCAAGTAATTATGTTCCCCTCTTTGTGATCTTTTTATTTTGCCTTTCCTCCTAATTGTGACCAAGTCCTCCCCCTATTTGGTTAGCTATTAATTATTTCCCAGCCGAGTTCAATCATGAACGCTGTGCTGTGTTCATACTTTAATGGTAAATTTGACTGGACTGCTTTTGGTTTTCCCCAAAATGTTAAATCTCCAGGATTTATGAACAACTTTAA containing:
- the LOC143523742 gene encoding zona pellucida sperm-binding protein 4-like, whose amino-acid sequence is MAGVLATVALVGLCVCLTCWTSEAASPWSLQENKQLPTNSQLLQLHVPEEHDQQQQMTKTGASQKCNVDESVKIACGEPGLNATHCEAINCCFDGRRCYYGRTVTVQCTRDGQFVLVVAKDSTLPRLSLETVSLLGENGPCGAIDSNAVFAIYQFPVTACGTHVMELGDYLVYENKMTSSYEVGIGPLGAITRDSYYELYFQCRYYGMSVATLPIQHYANEPPLPVVAPGPLRVELRIANGQCTTKGCVEAQAAYTSYYTDADYPVTKVLREPVYVEVRILDRSDPHIVLTLGRCWATSSPNPFSLPEWDLLVNGCPYKDDRYLTQLVPVEGSSAVPFPTHYKRFVLKMFTFVDPTSMAPLHNQVYIHCSTAVCHPSATDSCEPSCGRQRRHVAEDWEVPPESAVVSSGRVVFTEVV